CACAGGGTATTTAGCTCATTTGCCACAGGCAGTCAGCCAAACCAGTAGTTTTCTGACCACACCCTTGGGATGGATTTTGGTTTACCAGGGCACTTAAACTGTATCTTGTGTTTCTAGATGTGGTATGCTGTGTCCCCAAACAGCATTGTGACAAAGGTCCAAGTAACGTTGCTTCATAAAAATGTACTCTtcagtgaccagaagaggaacTGTGTGAAATGGCTAAAAGCCTACTGTTCCTAACCTTGCTGAAGAATATTctcacacattcttctcatgctCAGAATTATTAAAATGTAAGCTTCTGGTCAGATGCCAAGCAGAACTGGGAAACAGACTCCAGTGGTTTCTGATTACTACTTATGTTGAGGACTAGGAAACAGCACACTTCACACACCAAAGCCAATAATATATCACATGCATTCTCATGGCATGGGCCAAGCACTTTAGCATTAACTGGGATGAATCAGTAAATATAGTATTAGCACGgaccccaaaaatatatatattaagaaatcATCTGCTTTTACTAACATCTTGATCAGACACAAACTAGAAAGGAAAATCATTACATAAATACCTTAGGGAACTGTTAACAGGTTTTACAACACTGTACCTTCAATCAATCTGTttcattatactgtacagtagCTGTAAAAGGAGGACACCGCCTCCCTGCACCGATGCTTTGGAGCAAAATCCATGCAACTTCACAAGCATGTTGAATAAAATAATGGCAAGATGGATAACTTTTTACTTGTATGAAACAAGTCTCCAATTATTTTGCTTTCGCAATGCAGGTGGCTACGCATTATATAGCTATCACAATTTTGAATATACAGTCATTTTTGGGGGTTTAAGATTAGAATGAAAGAGTCACAGGTAGAAAGGTCAggcctttctcctccttcagaCAATGCTGCAAATGGCATGCTTTGCCTAAAATGCTTTGTATGAAAAACAGCACAGACAAGGGGaaaatgtttccattttaattCCTTACCCCGCCACAAGTGTCATTTCCTAGAACTGGGAACAAGCTTGAAACTGATTAATGCTCATGTCTTGCAATTACTCAAGGCTATCTGAAGCACTCCCATGTCAAGACAAAAGAAAATTTTTTTGCTGgccatgtttttatttgtttctctTTAAAACAGGGGTGCCAATGATACATAGTttcccaaaaacaaaaacaacaaaaacccagaaGGCAAAACAAACTGTCAGAAGACCGAGATGCTACATGCTACATTTAACCTAATTATACTCATGCTTGCTTTGGGGATGAGACAAAAGGGCATCATTCAGtaaaaacatacagtaaaaaCAAAATGTCTGGCCATATAGAACTTTCAACCTACAGTAATGTTGTACCTTAATTGCTTCCATGCACACAACTAACATtacaaaaattgtttttaaaaaattaacacaaTTAAGACTTCTAGGAgcattttataataaaacaatTCCTAATTTCTTTGTAGAGAGAGAGATCAAGCACCTCCAAATTGCAAATTCCTATACACAGTGAGTGCCTTACTTGAAGTGAAATCTCTTTAAAAACTCATATGGATCACCTCAGAATAAGGGGGTGTTATTTCATCTATATTTCAGCTATGTAGGCAATAAACCACAGTGCTAACAAGAACTTTATCTGTAAAGCAAGTTCATTTTTTTAACTTTCTATCATGACAGAAAATATAatttgctaaaataaataaaacgctGCATATTAACATTTCCACTATAAAGAAGGCATACcagaatatttataaatattgaaTGATTTCTCCATACCACCTACTACAATAATGCTGGCTAAATAGAAGTGCATTATGGAAAGCACTATGGGTGGTTAATGTTTTGCCACATACTGCTGTTACCTTGAGGTAGATAACACATGCGTACCAaattctgcatttatttttcagttgctgCTGGTATCATGTGTCTAAGAAATGTGTACAGTATGAAAAATTCTAAAATACGTATGAATGAAAATGTTTCAGGGAAAAATAGATATTTTCATGCAAATATGTATAGTCTCACTGTGTAATTTTCAAGGCAAGATTCTTATTTTTCCTCTGCAAAGCATGAACTGTTTAAACTAAAGAGTGTTTCTACTTGGTTTAGTGCAttttcttgtttcctcctgcAATGTGCATTGTTCTGCTCTGTTCTTTACTTTTGTGTGCAAATGACatgccagtttttaaaaaaagaattgtcaTGTAAATAAAGTAATTCTGGATTGTAAAAACAATGGTAAACAGAAAACTAAGGAAATTCATACCAAACATTATCTGATTTCAAGTAAAAAAATTACTTACAATAAAAAAGAACACACATTTCATGAATACAAAAAGAAATGTCTGCCGTTTAGTTTAGGTGTTTCAGAATGCTGCTGTATGTTTTGTGGGGAATCTGAGGAGATGTTTTCATAGCAGATGGCGTTAGCGTGGCCTGTATGGATTTAAGTGGTGACCCAACGGGGCTGTGAAACTGAGGAATACCTATCGCTTCAAGGTGCTTGTTAAACAGAAATTCCCCACTATTGCTTAAAAagctcccctctctttctttgtCCCCAAGCTTCCCATCTTCTACTGGCTCAGTTTCTAGCATTTCAGCATCTTCCATCTTGCTAAAAAACCTGTCCAGGTAACTGGTGTATGGATTCTCCTTCTCAATCTGCTCATCCTTTCTGACTTCGCAACAAAACTGGTCTATGAGGAAACATTCCTCCCCGCCATTTACAAGCTGCCCATCCCATGAATTTTGGTAAAGAGCTTCCAATTGGGCCAAGTTGGCCATTCCTTTCTCCTGCTTCTCTCTGCTTACTGACTTGGATATGCCTTTCAACTCTAGGTGGGACACTGAGCTATTCAAGTCATTTAATTTGTCAATATCAGTTGACTCATGCTGCAAACTAAGCTGAATAGTTCCTGCAATAAATGAATCAAAATCAAACCCTtgattcttctccttctctttttctgcAAGCTGTGAGGCTTCCTCAAGAGCTATCTGAGCTTTCACCAATCCATTCCTTTCACATTTTGACTTGCCTTTTTTATCTGACTTCTCTTTGCTCTGCTCCTTCCAGTTGGAAAGATCTATGATAAGCTTGGGCTCATAGTAATGGTTCACTTCACTCTCTCTCCAGACCAAATTATCTAGGTATGAAGAGGACCTCATTTTGTAATTACAAGTGTGGCTACATTCCAGATCACAGTACTTGTTTTCATGATGATCTGGATACTGCCAGCAAGGCTCAGTGGAAAAGTGGGTATCAAACGCTGGATCCTCTAGATACTTTTCACGATCGCCATCCAAATATTTGCGAGGATCTACTTGTACTTCTTCCTCATCAGTCCCATCAGAAAGAGCCTTTGGATCACGCTGAACTTCATCAGCTTCAAAATTGTTATGACTAGGCCAGTCATGGTCTGAAAACTGACTGTCATGATATCTGTAATATTAACGGCTTATGTTAGTAAATAACAGGCAT
The Zootoca vivipara chromosome 14, rZooViv1.1, whole genome shotgun sequence DNA segment above includes these coding regions:
- the MAPK6 gene encoding mitogen-activated protein kinase 6 codes for the protein MAEKFESLMNIHGFDVGSRYMDLKPLGCGGNGLVFSAVDNDCDKRVAIKKIVLTDPQSVKHALREIKIIRRLDHDNIVKVFEILGPNGSQLTDDVGSLTELNCVYIVQEYMETDLANLLEQGPLLEEHARLFMYQLLRGLKYIHSANVLHRDLKPANLFINTEDLVLKIGDFGLARIMDPHYSHKGHLSEGLVTKWYRSPRLLLSPNNYTKAIDMWAAGCIFAEMLTGKTLFAGAHELEQMQLILESIPVVHEEDRQELLSVIPVYIKNDMTEPHKPLTQLLPGISPEALDFLEQILTFSPMDRLTAEDALSHPYMSIYSFPTDEPISSHPFHIEDEVDDILLMDESHSQIYNWERYHDSQFSDHDWPSHNNFEADEVQRDPKALSDGTDEEEVQVDPRKYLDGDREKYLEDPAFDTHFSTEPCWQYPDHHENKYCDLECSHTCNYKMRSSSYLDNLVWRESEVNHYYEPKLIIDLSNWKEQSKEKSDKKGKSKCERNGLVKAQIALEEASQLAEKEKEKNQGFDFDSFIAGTIQLSLQHESTDIDKLNDLNSSVSHLELKGISKSVSREKQEKGMANLAQLEALYQNSWDGQLVNGGEECFLIDQFCCEVRKDEQIEKENPYTSYLDRFFSKMEDAEMLETEPVEDGKLGDKEREGSFLSNSGEFLFNKHLEAIGIPQFHSPVGSPLKSIQATLTPSAMKTSPQIPHKTYSSILKHLN